The DNA window TTCGGGGTCGGCCAGTTGCGCCTTGGGCCATTTCTTTTTGAGCAGGGCCAGGCGCTGCTCGGCCAGCTTGAGCATTTCTTCCCGGTCGCCGAACATCATGGTGCCTGTGGGACAGGCCTTGACGCAGGCCGGGATCATGCCGTTGTGGATGCGGTCGTTGCACATGGTGCATTTGGACATGAGCCCTGTGGATTCGCTGCGGCGCGGGATGTTGTAGGGGCAGGCCTCGCGGATTTCCTCGAAAACCTCCTTGGTGAACTTTCGGGTTTTTTCCGTAAAGAGCACGGCTCCTGTTTCCTCGTCCTTGAGGATTGCACCTTCCATGTACATGTCGGCGGTTTCCTTGCAGGGCGCCACTTCGCAGTGGCGGCACTGGTCCGGGAAGAAGTTCCAGCGGACCACGCCGTTTTCCAGATGTTCGCTGAAGCGCACCAGCTTGTAGT is part of the Pseudodesulfovibrio senegalensis genome and encodes:
- a CDS encoding 4Fe-4S dicluster domain-containing protein — translated: MPKTILIDTSRCTACRGCQIACKEWHELPANKTYQVGWGSHQNPQDLNPNNYKLVRFSEHLENGVVRWNFFPDQCRHCEVAPCKETADMYMEGAILKDEETGAVLFTEKTRKFTKEVFEEIREACPYNIPRRSESTGLMSKCTMCNDRIHNGMIPACVKACPTGTMMFGDREEMLKLAEQRLALLKKKWPKAQLADPEDVNVIYLLIDEPENYHEFTVASAAGTGMDRKEFLAKFARPFSRMTKQA